One window of the Triticum dicoccoides isolate Atlit2015 ecotype Zavitan chromosome 3B, WEW_v2.0, whole genome shotgun sequence genome contains the following:
- the LOC119281914 gene encoding peroxidase 2-like: MAAYSCFPLAARCSLLLTAALVLAPSLGAHGHAGADAGAGLSSSFYDDSCPGAGDIVRRVIQKARVADARIPASLIRLHFHDCFVQGCDGSLLLDNDLPAIMTEKEVPANDRSARGFKVVDDIKRALENACPGIVSCADILALAFEISVELAGGPRWSVPLGRRDGTTTNIESANNLPSPFDSLEMLQEKFKNMGLDDTDLVALQGAHTFGRAQCQFTQRNCSAGQDEETLVNLDTVTPDVFDNKYYGNLLHGRAPLPSDQVMLSDPVAAATTARIVRRFSGSQKHFFKNFAASMVKMGNISPLTGKAGKIRNNCRRVNRKPY; encoded by the coding sequence ATGGCTGCTTACTCTTGCTTCCCGTTAGCTGCTCGCTGCAGCCTCTTGCTCACGGCAGCGCTGGTACTAGCGCCCAGCCTTGGAGCCCACGGTCATGCAGGTGCCGATGCCGGTGCCGGGTTAAGCTCGTCCTTCTACGACGACTCGTGCCCCGGTGCGGGTGACATTGTCCGGCGCGTCATCCAGAAAGCCCGCGTCGCCGACGCGCGCATCCCAGCCAGCCTCATCCGCCTTCACTTCCACGATTGCTTTGTTCAGGGCTGTGATGGCTCGCTTTTGTTGGACAACGACCTCCCGGCGATCATGACCGAGAAGGAGGTCCCTGCCAACGATAGGTCAGCACGCGGGTTCAAGGTGGTTGACGACATCAAGCGTGCGCTGGAGAATGCATGCCCCGGCATCGTGTCCTGCGCCGACATCCTTGCCCTCGCCTTCGAGATCTCCGTCGAGCTAGCTGGAGGGCCACGCTGGAGTGTGCCGTTGGGCCGCCGAGATGGCACGACCACCAACATTGAGAGCGCCAACAATCTCCCGAGCCCTTTTGACTCTCTCGAGATGCTCCAAGAGAAGTTCAAAAACATGGGGCTCGACGACACTGACCTTGTCGCCCTCCAAGGAGCACATACCTTTGGGCGGGCGCAATGCCAGTTCACGCAGCGGAACTGCAGCGCCGGGCAGGATGAGGAGACGCTCGTGAATCTCGACACGGTCACCCCTGACGTCTTTGACAACAAGTATTACGGCAACCTCTTGCATGGCCGCGCCCCTCTCCCTTCGGACCAGGTAATGTTGTCTGATCCCGTTGCCGCCGCAACCACCGCACGGATCGTTCGCAGGTTCTCCGGAAGCCAGAAGCACTTCTTCAAGAATTTCGCGGCCTCGATGGTCAAAATGGGGAACATAAGCCCGTTGACCGGAAAGGCCGGGAAGATTAGGAACAACTGTAGGAGGGTGAACAGAAAACCCTATTGA